CGGCGCGGAGGTGAAACTTAGTTAAGTTCGCGTCCGCTGTCAACAACTTTCTGAAATTTGTTTTTTCAATGATCCCGAGAAGTTCGAATCACTTCGCTCTCACTCGGTGCGTTGGGCAATCTAGAGAATCACCCGCCGCTTGTCAATCTCTTTTTGAAAGTTTTTTAAGATGCCTTCGGCGATCCTGCCGGAGGCCTTAAACCCTTTTGAAAAAGGGTTTAAGAATCCCAAAACTTTTCAGTATGCTTCGCTCTGCCCCGCGCTCACTCCGGTAGGTTTCGTTCAGAATACCCGCTCTCCGGAACTGTCGTTGCAACTCGCAGCTGCTGCGTTTTGAATCTCAAACTTTCTTCAAAGATCTAAGCACTTTGCTTTCGCTCAGTGCGGAGACGGAAACTATGTGATCCGCCTAAACTTGTCAACCGTTTTTTGCCCGGTCAGGCAATAAAAAATCTCGACCTCGCTCGTGGCTCTCAGCCGTTGCTGCGTCGAGAAGAGTGGTTCTATGGAAAAGCAGTGCTTCCGTCAACAGGTTTTTGAATTATTGTTTATATATCTGGCAAGTTAGTTGAGAGGATGGCTTAGTGGTGCGGGTTGGCGGGAACTGGGGTATATATTTGATAATTTAGCTGCAGCCTATTGCCAACCTACGTATGATATACATATTACATACGGACCTTAAAACTTCTAACCTGTCAGGCTTGCTGAACATACTATGAACATCGCTGCCCTAAACTCCCACAAAGCCCACATCATTCATGGTCTAAAAACCGGAATTGCCGCTGTCCTTGCCTACATCGCCGCGGACTTATGCAACTTGAAATTCGGTTACTGGGCCGCCCTTTCGGCTGTAATTGTCATGCAGGTCAACGTCGCGGACTCCATCAAGATGTGCTGGTACCGCTTTTCCGGCACCGCCATCGGAGCATTCATCGGCGTACTCTGTATTCTGGTTTTTCCCCAGACTCCGCAGATGACCATTCTCGCGCTCTTTCTTTCAGTAGGCTTCTGCGCATACATGACCAAATACAACAGCCGCTACAAAATGGCCGCCATCACGACCACTATTGTAACTCTGGCCAGCCTCGGTGAACCGAACCGGGTTGAATTCGGACTCTTCCGGGTGCTTGAAATCGGCATCGGCGTCGGCAGTGCCTTTGTAACCAGTATTGCGGTTTGGCCCATGCGCGCCTCGGAATCCCTGAAAAACGACCTCTTTAAACAATTTGAGGAATGCGCTGCAAACTATGAAACCCTGATGGACAGTTTCTTGGACAAACAGAGCAGCCTGATCCCCAGTGCGCTGGAAGCATTCAACAGCAGGATGACCAAGAACAGGGAAATTTACGCCAAAGTAATCCGTCTCGAACGTTTCATATATATAGAAGACACCCAGCTGCTGGGCATGAAAGTAGAAATCCTCGAAAAATGTGCCTCGCATCTGCGGGCCATGCTCCATGCCCTGAACCATGTTCATGGTGAAGGCTATCATATTATAATGGAAGATGAACTGCGCCAGCTGGCAAAAGTTACGGCTCAGGCCATGCGCGACATCGGCTCCAAACGAATTCCGGATGAGCAATCGCTGCACGACGCCCTTGTCGCCTCCCAGAAAAAACTGGAAAACCTGCGCAATGAAGGAGCCACACGGCGATTCTATTTACAAAAAATGATCCAGTTCTTTGCCTTCTACCACGGCGCACAATTTATCTGCGAAGACCTGCTCCGCTACACCCGCGAAAGAAAAAGGATCAACGCCAAGCTGGGAAAAAATTAGTATGCACCGGCCAGAGTCATAAGCAGAACGTCCGCCTCGGGCTTATCATATTTATGAGTCATGAGCAGATCGCGCACACCGACTTTTTCACCGTAATACCGTTTGTTGAAATCCTTGCTGACCATGAACGCCCCGGTGCGGTAGGTCATACCTCCGTATGCACCAGCCTGATCCACAAGCATGAGAATGTTTCCTTCTGCATCAAAAGTTCCCCGGTTGCTGCGGTCTGAGGCAT
This genomic interval from Desulfovibrio sp. JC010 contains the following:
- a CDS encoding FUSC family protein, yielding MNIAALNSHKAHIIHGLKTGIAAVLAYIAADLCNLKFGYWAALSAVIVMQVNVADSIKMCWYRFSGTAIGAFIGVLCILVFPQTPQMTILALFLSVGFCAYMTKYNSRYKMAAITTTIVTLASLGEPNRVEFGLFRVLEIGIGVGSAFVTSIAVWPMRASESLKNDLFKQFEECAANYETLMDSFLDKQSSLIPSALEAFNSRMTKNREIYAKVIRLERFIYIEDTQLLGMKVEILEKCASHLRAMLHALNHVHGEGYHIIMEDELRQLAKVTAQAMRDIGSKRIPDEQSLHDALVASQKKLENLRNEGATRRFYLQKMIQFFAFYHGAQFICEDLLRYTRERKRINAKLGKN